The Zygotorulaspora mrakii chromosome 4, complete sequence nucleotide sequence CCTTCACCTTTATATCAAGGAATATTTTATGGCAGCGTACGACTTTATTACATTACGTCGAAAACTCATCTAAGAAACGTCGTGAAAACAGGATTAGATCGGTGCCTGACTATCAAAACAGCGGAGCAGAATCTGCTGCTCTTTGAGTACAATTTTGGCCAGCAAAGATCGGGTgctttttttatcagaaGTGGAAGATATCTCTCAAGTTATAGTGAAAAACTACAATCCGGCAGTCAGCTGCAAAGTTCCGCATTTTTTAGTTTCATAAATACCCCAGTTTCAGGAGCATCGTCTCATCCAGGGAACAAGTCTAAAATATGCCGCAGCCTCGTGCACTATTTTACGCCACAGAGGGCTCGTCACGAACTCGCGAATACTGCACCAAGCATATAGCTCATAATGACTACTGCATATGTCATGTCACTCCTGAAACTCACTCTACCAACCTTTTCCAGGTGCCCAGCAATGGGATGGGCTGTCCTCTCGACTTGTGACATTACAGCACTAGAAACGTCTTACTGAATCTTTCGCTTGATACCTTTCCTTGCCTTGATTAATAACAGTTTTTTGGCGTTCAGCACTGTGTTTCCATAGAAAACCATCCTTTGAGCATTAATAGTGCCAAAAGAAAGTGCTGATGCTCAGCGGCTAAAATTGATGTCTTCACATCCCTTCTCTTTTAGAACTAACTACCTcgctgaaaaatatcacaaTCACCATATCAATGACTGAATGAGCTGTACAGTCCTCCAATGTAGAGTTCCATCATCTAGCCGTCTATCATATCTCTTGTGGTTGGAATCTAATAGATCTTATGTTAATAGTAACTAGTCTCACACTTGATGTACAATTAGGCTTTTGGTGCTCTATCAGAGTCATGCGTACAAAGCGATGTCCGATCTTCGGTTCCGAAATTTCGGTGATCCTCGGATCCGAAACGTAACTTGAAGTATCATTCCAAAGAGACCGGGTTAACATGCAAGTGCAATCATCAAGGGGAACATGCAAAGTGGAatcttttaaaaagaaGCAGCTTGAGTTCGAAAGATTGCTTGAAATATCTAATTGCTAACCCATAATCATCAACATTTCGATCGCGACAGAGCTGGAATTgatcaaataaaaagagaTATCTGGTGATCATCAATCgacattttcttttttatttgcaAACATTGAACATTGGGATTAAATATAGAACCGAAGCGTTTTAAAGATGTTTAGGAGCCAGGTTTGCAGACGCACATTTGGTAGATTGTTAGCTACCAAGCAACCAACAATTGGTAGATACACTGGTAAACCAAATCCAGCTACAGGAAGATACACGGTGTCGTTTATCGAAGGTGACGGTGTGGGACCGGAGATTTCCAAATCCGTTAAGGAAATTTTCAGTGCAGCCAAGGTTCCAGTGGATTGGGAAGTGTGTGAGGTCAAGCCATTGTTGGTTAATGGTGTCACTACAATCCCGGAGCCTGCAGTGAAATCTATCAACAAAAACCTAATTGCGTTGAAGGGTCCGCTAGCCACGCCAATTGGTAAAGGTCATAGATCGATGAATTTGACACTAAGAAAGACCTTTGGTCTTTTCGCGAATGTTCGTCCAGCTAGGAGTGTAGAGGGCTTCAAAACTACTTATAGCGATGTTGACTTGGTTCTGATCAGAGAAAATACTGAAGGTGAATATGCAGGTATTGAGCATGTTATCGTGCCAGGGGTTGTTCAATCGATTAAATTGATCACCAGGGAGGCCTCTGAGAGAGTCATCAGATATGCTTATGAATATTGTAGAGCTGTTGGTAGACCAAGACTGGTTGTTGTTCATAAATCTACCATTCAGAGACTAGCTGATGGTTTATTTGTTACTGTGGCTAAGGAGATGGCTTCTGAATTCCCAGATATTAAATTGGAGACCGAACTAATCGATAATACAGTTTTGAATGTTGTTTCAAACCCAGGTCAATATACTGATGCTGTCTCAGTGTGTCCAAACTTATACGGTGATATCTTATCTGATTTGAACTCTGGTCTGAGCGCAGGTTCTCTAGGTTTGACTCCATCGGGTAATATTGGTCACAAAGTTTCTATTTTTGAGGCGGTTCATGGTTCTGCTCCAGATATTGCTGGTCAAAATAAGGCAAACCCAACCGCTTTATTATTATCTTCAGTTATGATGTTGAACCACATGGGTTTAAATGAATACGCTGatagaattgaaaaagcCGTTTTGTCTACTATTGCCGCAGGTCCAGAAACTAGAACCGGTGATTTAGCTGGTAGTGCATCAACTTCCTCATTCACGGCAGCTGTCATTGGAAAACTATGAAAGATAAACTATGCGCTTTTACTATATTAAGTCAATTACCGGTACTTCactttttctcaaattttatctttcttttgttccAATTGTTTTCCCCATACATGCTAATATGTAAATATTATCCAGATAGAAGTATGTATAGTACTGATATATATTATATATACCTATGTTGAAACGAATAAGACtaacaaagaaaaaagcaaGATTTATTGCACGCTTCTTATGTACTGATAGTCATAGACAGAGTCAActgaaatgaaatttctcttCCACGATGTTATCTCACCTTTATCATCATCGATGTTAAAAACTCTCACATTCGCAGGCATATCAAACATCTTGCCTAACCCGACACCAGAACTTCCCCCATAACATAGCCATATTTCGtcatttgatttcaaacagCAGTCATTGTTGTGTTCGTAGCCACAGCTCATTGCCATTatcttgaatcttttcagAATATCTCCCAAATTTGAATCTATTTTTAAACTGGATTCAAGAGCAAATCTTTCATTATATTGTCCAATCAATGGAAACGATCCTTCCGGTCTATATTCTTTGATTGGCAAGCTTCGGAAAGCtaaagaatattttggcAATGACAATCTCTCTctttcaataaaaaaaggttCCACGCTCTTGAACGAATCCAAGACATAAAGCACTATGTCAGATCCCGAGTTCAACTTGATATCAATAGCCATGTGATTGTTTAAGGAAGACCATTTATTCATGCAAAATGGTAATCGTGAAATAAATGCCGTGATCTGGGTCTCTGTTGCATATAGAGAATAATCGGCTTCTCCAAATGAGAACGCGTAAGATATACCTTTTCGTATCATCGGTTGCACAAGTTTTAAGATGCAAGCTTGGTAATCGAACGACTTGAGACCATCAAGAAAATCACCGGTAATAACAACAAGGTCGGGAACTTCTCTATCAAGTATAttaataatgaaatttaCAGTCTGGAATTCATTCAACAATATTGTCCCATCGTCAGAGCATCTAAAGTGCACATCCgttatttgcaaaattttgaatgacCTATCATGAGTCATAGGTAATTTTAAGCGTAAAGAATCGTCAAACGGCTCCACTTCGGGCTCAGAGAGACTTTTGACCTTTTTTGTTATTGAAAGCGGTATATATTTGTTCGATTTGACATAGGGCCTGAAATACTCACTGATAACTTCTTTCCATTGTGGCCTGGATTCAACAAATCCTGCTCCTAGATATACTTCAATGTCAACTAGTGGGTCGTTCCTGCTCTCGTATTTACACCATATGCCACCCCCTTTGTATTGCCAATCTTCACCTAGCAGGTGTATTTCTCCCTTACTTTTATGATTCCACGGGCTAAATCTTTCCCATATCGATGGCTCTTGCTGGTATATATGCTTATGAAACGCTGAACTATCCCTGGATTGTATCAACTTTTGTACTTCGGACAAAACACGTAGCGGTACAGTCAATGGATCTTTTGAGATAGCAAGATCAGTCATGGGCTGAGAATTGCTCGATTTTTTCCATCTATGCACGTATACGTAAGTGTCATACAAAACACCAGATTCTATAGCGTAGGAAGTCTCCTCAGACAGATTCTTTGAGACTCTCGCCCATGCTGCTAAATTTCTGTCAGCTGAACTAAGGGGCCTAATGAGTGACTGGCATTGTCTGAACCAACGATAacatttgataaattggaTGTCATCAATCAGCCCACCTTGATACTCCGAAGTTTGAGGGTGGAAGATAATGTTAGcaatatgaaaaatcagTTGAGCcctgaaaaagaagactGCAAAAACGATCGTGAATACAAGTGTTCTATTGAGACTTCTTATGCTTCGTTTGCGTCGTAATCTCATCAATTAAGACTATGCTGAGGAACCTGACGCCAATAGGAAACTGCTGtcaaatgataaaaaaataaaaatatgcCCTCAAACTGAACAAGATATCGTGGTCAGTCCATGAATACACGACTAGCACCTGAGCTTCATGAAAAttatgaaattttcaatcatAAATTGATATATATAGTATTTCTTTAGGCTATTCCGTTCTCAAAggcattctttttttttcacacTTATATACTTAAATATAGATCAGATCACATTTCCCGATTTGTTAAAAAAGCATACACGGAGCTGCAAAGAATGAAACACGAGCATATCACAGAGAAGGCGAAGACTCGACGATTGAAATAATCGTTTAGTTGGATATTAGCCTCGGAGCTTCACATTAGACTATTCTGTACAGCTGTATTCTACGCACTATAATCATGGGCATACTCCTCATGCTGGTGCTTCTGATGAGACTTGTTCAGTTCCAGCTGGTCCAGTTTCGCAAAATTTAGGCAGCCTTCGTTCATTTCTAGGGCCCTGTTGACCTGGTCAATTTGCGGAATAAAGTGTTCTTTGCAATATATGAACATTAAAGGTGATTCACTTGCTTGCTTGGTACACTGTTTAATAGAGTCTTGAACTTCAAGTTCGGAAGAGCAAGTTCGTACCTTGAAATCCGATCCTGCCATGTTGCAGTGCACGTAGTGCCAAGTACCAGATCTGTCTCTTGAGAAGTAGTTATAGGGCGAAATTGCAGCCAATGTTAGGATGTATGGTTCGTCTATGAGACCTCTGTCCTTTGCGGTATTCACAAGAGATATTTCTGGGTGTGATAAGTTCCACTCTGTTTGTAATTGTTGAGCTAAATGTTTGTATTCGTTAGTTCTAGTGGTCTTCCTTGATaatatttcatctttcaataaCAGTAGCTGGTTTATCAAATCACTATCCTTATTGTCAAGCTGCAAATAATCTATTGTACTGTTCAAAAACTTCAGAATATCTTTACCTTggaagcttttcaaatttgtaaTATCTTGTAAGATGCTCCTTGATAATAGTTGCGCCTGTTTCcttttctccaaaattgGTCTGATTAATTCATCCTTACATTTCTTCGTGTATAATTGAGGGTAAAATTTTAATGGAACTTCCACACCTTCAGTGAGGTTAACGTGCTCTGTGGATTCGTCCATTTCATCAAACACTATGGTTAGAATAGGCGCAATCACATCCAAAGAGTTTTCGTTCTTCTCTGCTTCGCTATCGTTTTCATGATTAATTTCAAGATTAATTGATTCGTCAGGATGCAGAAGTGCATTAAACATCCGGTAAAGATTTGAATCATACTCTTCAggcaaaaaatgaaacaaagATAACCATGTTTGTTTAGTAGACTCATCAACCGACGGTGTATGAAATGCTGATGAAATgaataaatttttgatctcATTTGTGTCAAAGTCTGGACACATTTCAAGATCAATGGCCAAAGATTTTATGAAAGCCGGTAGTATTTCATAAAGGTGCTCAGCTTCACCGAGTTTCCTTTGTATTTGAGAATCTAATGCTATGGCGAACATCTTGGAACGAACAAAAGCTCTATCTGAAATGGTTGAATTTACGATCGATCCGAATTTTTGCAACTGCCAAAGTAGTTCAGGCTGCATTATATTACTATCTTCTGATTTTGCTGTTGGAATTAGTTCCTGCTCCTCGTTAAAATCTAGCTTCAATAAAGGCTTATTTACGCTGATTCCCTTGAACCAGTTTTTGTCATAGTTCAAGTCCTTGAAATCAGGTCTGAACAAGTACTGCGGGAGATAATTGACAACAAATAGAGAAAATAAGGCAAAGtagttttcaaataaaaagtTTGGTGGCAAAGGTAAAACGATTGTACTATcgtcaatttcaaatttatgAATGGACAATTTGTCGTCCGATGTATTCGGTGGGGAGCTCTCAAACTGCACATCGGAGTCATCAGAATCTGTATCAATTATTTGCTCAGTTCTTGTCGTAGCAATTATATTTGAGAGATCACCCTTATTGAAGCCATTCGCGGACGATGCTAACTCTACATGCTCACCCTTACCGATGAAAGAGCTGTCTTTCACATTTTCCCTGATTGGTTGGTTAATTTCGTCAGGTAATTCATTCGAAAATATGTagcttgctgctgcttcGATATTGCCACCCGCTTTATTTAAAGCATTTTTGGCCACATCTTCTGGGATACCCATATCCATCAAAGATTGAACAGCCCTCTCCATATCTATTGAGTCGCACCAAGACACGCGGTATTCCTCTATGTAAGATCAGCTGGCTGAATTAAAACAAAACCCTTTTCGTATTATATATTTGGAGATACATAGCTGCAAGACTTAGATCACATGATGCATGCGTATAATAAATGAAGCGGCGAACCTTACCAAGCGTACAGGTGGCGTTTAGTATAACTTTAATTTTATTGATGCCTATTAATCATATTCtcaatcaaaaattatCTTGTTGTAAGATTCATGCTAATGGACCGGGCTTGCATTCTGATTGGATTTACAAAATAAGCTGAAATGCATACCCGCAGTATGCAGATAATTCATTATTCAAATTACTCTGACATTACAGACCCCCTCTTGATCAATTTCGAACCTTTCCAGTGCTAGAAATCCCCTACTATCACTCTCTGCCATGccaaatatttctcttGGTCAAAGCGGGCCTAGCTTTGCAATAAGTCAGGTGATAATACCTTCAAGACAAACGACATAGATTAATTAGCAAAGGAGTATCAGTAACGTAACCTTTGTGTGACATATTCAATCTCATCTTTCAAGCAGCATTGAGCGATGGATAACGAATTGCTCCAGGATATCCCACATCAGGTGCTGGAGACGCTAGAGGCAGGCACTGTTAGAGAACCGAAGAATGACGACGTTGACGTACACAGCTCCGGTTTCAACGTCAACGGTATACTGTCATTCACTGGCTCGTGTATGATCAACTTGAtattaccatttttcaatggtcTGATGTTAGGATTCGGTGAACTTTTAGCTCACGAAATATGCTGGAGaaagaatattttcaacCGTTTGACCAACAAGGGCTATAGGGTGTACCCACAGACAAGAATCAcaagagaaagagaaagaaattcGTCAGCAGGGAAGTTTCTCTAAAAGTTCCATTTGACTATATTTAACTATATAGTTTATTATTACATATGTAACAAGTTTTCTGGCTTATCATAGAATGTTCTGTAGCTCCTATTTGTACCGATAGGAAATTTCTTGATGTACCCGCATCGACATTCCCAAACCAATATGTCCTTCCCATCAGAGGCTTGCTTCAGAGTCATCTGGACAGTACGTTTTGGCACCAGTACTCTGTGACATTTCTTACAAAAGGTTCTCTTAACATAAGGCAAAAGGCTGctttttgtctttttgcTAACCAGATCCATATTCTTGATGTACATTCGTGAGAGGCCTTGATCTGTATCCTGCCTATTTGCTGCCGTTTGCCACATCGACAACTGATACAGGTAGTTCATCcgctgaaaattttcagcattaCCAATGCTCTTTGGTGGATCCGAAAGAATCGTTCCATCTTCATTTACCGCAAGCGTCCTTCTTTGTTTGATCTTAGCCATTGCGGTGCACCGTCGCTTCAGGGAAGTAGACCGCCCATCTCATCACCAGAAACAGTatcctcttcttctatTGTTTGTCCATCGGACGTGCTTCCGTAGTTTGGGTTACCCGCATGTGGTCTAGGGACGATACAAAGATCGAGTCCACCATCAACAGCAAGATCCTCGGACCataaattcaataataGAATACTCAAAATCCCGTGCTTCTGTACTTGGAGCTGCGTTATGCTCAAAGATTTATTCCTGGAATCAGATCTCAAAGAATTTGTGACTATAATCAGTTCAAATAAGATGATCAAAACATCAAGGAACCAAACAAACCATTTGCCCCGTTCAGAACAATCTAATTCTCCCAGCAACAGCAGTGTAGTAAATCCAAATCGGTTCTGACAGAATTTCTCATCCAgcttcaaacaaaaatggtATGAGAAAGAGTAAATCGTTTGCGTTAAGATaattatttggaaatattTAAGCGCTCTTAACAGTATCGCCTTTATAGCTGCATCATCCAGTATCACGCTGACATCGCTATCATCATCGACCTCAGCTTCATTAGCAGGTCCGGAATTGCCAGCGGACCATTGATTTCGTTTGAGATATGCCAGCATCAGACTCTTGATGAAGTCGCTCAAAGATATTAAAATGAGTGCGAAGACAGCCAGCATTAAGGAGCCATCCCTCACGTAGCGCAGGTACACACAAGCGTAACAAGCCATGGCCAGCTCCCCTGTAAACAATAGCTTGTTCCTAACATTATCTGATGCACTACTGTTAATCATATCTTCTGGCATATATACCACTAAACGGCTCATAAGCAAGCCTCATAGATGGCTTTAATGCTTCCTTATACTCCTCCTAAAGGGCGtctatttttatttgaatatGTCGTGATTCGTGACATTCATCACTTGCTGCGCAAGTTTAAGTCAAGTCGGAATTGAGATTTTATTGAGATTTCAGTTCACTTTGAAACTCAACATTTTGAGCCATTGAAGTCTTGAAGTTGCCGTTTCCAGTTTATTCACGACTTCATTAAGATACTGTAGGTATAATGTTCCGCTACAATACTTCAGAAGCTGCTGTAAGGACCGCTTTCTCAACGGTTTCGAAGAAGCAGTTGGGGTTCAGATTGGCAAGTAAGAAGACGAGTCCATGGGCGGCTTCAATTGTGGCAAGCTCCATGATTCATAGGAGATATGTTACGCTTTCTAATGAGAGACAGGAACCATCCATATCTGATGTAGAAAGTATTCCAAGAGCGAAAGCAGGCAAGAACGCATCGTCACCGTTATCGTCACCATCGGTGAAGTCTGGTGTCGCTAAGGCTGCCAATGCCTCTGCTAGTAATACTTCTAATGCCTCTAGTGCTGCTAATGCTCCTAATACTCCTAATGCAGCTTCATCATCTGCTGTACCTCCATCATCTGCTGCATCTTCATCTCCGGCGCCAAATGTGTCGAAACCTAAAAAGACAAAGGAACCACTTATGCAAAGGATTAAGCACGAGATTAAACATTATGTAAATGGTACAAAACTTTTGGGATTTGAAATAAAAGTCTCAACAAAAttgcttttcaaatttgtgCAGGGCTATGAGTTAACAAGACGTGAAATCAATCAACTGAAGAGAACTATGGGAGATATATTTAGGCTAGTGCCATTCTCAGCTTTTCTCATTATCCCGTTCGCTGAACTGCTGTTGCCGGTGGCTCTTAAAATTTTCCCAAATCTCTTGCCATCCACTTACGAGTCCGGTAAGGACAAGCAGGcgaaaagaaacaaactGATCGaaattagaaaaaaaacttcagATTTCTTGCATGACACACTGGAGGAATCGTCTTTATTGAGTTATAACTCTATTGAAAGCACcgagaagaagaaaacatttttgaatttctttaaaaaaCTCTATTCGCCTAAAGATGGCAAGGCCAACGTTTTCACACATGAAGAAATTCTAACAGTTGccaaaatgttcaaaaatgacaCCGTTTTAGATAATTTATCGAGACCCCAATTGGTTGCAATGTCAAAATTCATGTCTATCACACCTTTTGGAAATGATAATATGCTGAGATATCAAATTCGTCATtccttgaaaaaaatcatggGTGATGATAAAGTTATCGATTATGAGGGCATCAACTCTCTATCGACCGATGAAATTTATCTGGCTTGTGTCTCTAGAGGTGTAAAAGCATATGGTGTACCTACTGAAGAGCTTAAGGAAAATCTTAAGGTGTGGTTGGATTTAAGATTAAGGCAAAAAGTACCATCAGTACTACTAGTCCTAAGCTCAACTTACACATTTGGTGGATTGGAGAAAAGACATGAAATGAATCAAAAGGCGTACAGCCCTATCgctgaagaaaaggagaaaaaaaacaggtACGATGAGCTCATGGATGTCTATTATGATGGTATTTTACAGGTCTTAAGTTCTATCCCTGATCCAGTATATAATGTCGCAAAATTGGACGTCTCAGAATCCAAATCACCTGCTGCTCCTACCCCTCCTGCTACAGTTGCATCCGAACACTCAGACTCTGGCCCAGTTGCGAGTGCGAAcgaagttttgaaatccCTGAAGGAAGCAGGAAAAGAACCAAATGATTTCGCTGAAGCTGCTGAAGAAGCGCAACAAGCAACGAAGGCTGCAGAGAAACAACCCTCCGTTGCAGTGAAAACATCAGAACCCGCAAAGGAAGAACAAACcgaagaagttgaaaagcaacacgaagaagaagagccTATTTCAAGAACTGATGAGAACGAATTTAAGTTGAATGTTTTGAAGGAGCAAGAAGCCTTGATCAAAaaggaacaagaagaagcaaaGGAAAGAACGTCTGCACTTCCTATTTCTGATGATATAACTcttgatgaagatgataaatCACAACCACCAATTCCGACTGACCAGGCTCCGGAAACAAAAGTCATCAAGAAGGAATGAAGGCCATATCTGTGATctatttatttatttattgcTTTCCCTCAGCTGGTTGTCTTATCAAATATATTCCTTATataaaatgttcaaaaacataCATACCATAGTAATAACAGAAGGTAAATATTCTATGATCGTGATAATTGCCGACGTTGTAGTTGGACGGGCTTTTTCTTGCATTGACATGACTATAAAATGGGTGCCATGTTCAGCTTTTCACCCTACTTTTTCTCCCGCTTGACTACAAAAAGAGTAATCCTTCTACAAAGAGAAAGCTATAGCAGAGGATACAAATGGTTTCATCGAAGAACATTCAAAACGGATTCCGCATTCCCCCTACAAATCTTTCAGAATTCTTTACATAGACTGTTAACAGTTTTCTGAATATAATTTGCTGTCTAGCAGTGAATTCAAGGCCTGGCCCTGGTACGTGGTACGCGGTAAAGCATGAAGGCCAGATCAGAACCtctcttcaacaaatatgCTAAACTTGTTCCTAAAAATCCAATTGAGACCGAATTAGCAATGTCAAAGGTTCATCTTTCGAAGAACTGGAAGATCCCACCTCGTTTGAAGCCAGGGAGGCGTCCTGATCCTCGCAGCGATGTTAAGAACACATTAGGGAATGAAACAGAACCAAATGGCAAGGAAAGCAATGGTTTTGAGTATGCttctcaagaaaaaaggaaaattcAGAATAGGGATGCCCAGAGAGCATATAGGGAACGGCGTGCCAATAGAATCGATGAGCTGGAGGGAACTGTCGAGACCCTTCAAAATATGGTAAAATCttggagaaaaaagtgTAAGGCCACTCAGGAGGAGCTTTTGCAGAGTAACAAGATTATCTATAATTTgcgaaaagaaaacaagcAGTTGAAAGATAATGTAGAGCAGCTAGAATTAAAGACAGCTTCAAAAGCACTTACGAAGACTCCCCGCAGAGTGAAGAAAACATCCATTTCTCCCGCTCAATCTTCCGATAGCAACGAAAGTAACACCTGTAGTAATGATAGCATGTTGTTCCTGAATCCTGTGTTACAAAATGTcataaaaaatttcaagccCATGAAAGCTGTCACATTAAAGAAACGTAAAATCTCAACGCTATCACAGCCTTCATTATTCGAAGATTCCGCTACTACGCCAGTTTCATACAACAGGTCATCTTCATTGTCAAGAAGCTCTGAGATAACGGTGTCTCCAGATGGTAAATGCGGGTTCTGTTCAGATTCTACTACATGTGTTTGTAAAGAGTTAGAAAAGGAAGCCCAAGAAGTCAAGCTAAAGGATGGTTGCAATGGAAACATTGCTACATGCTTTCGTTGCAGTTCCAAAGTGGAAACGCTGGAGAAGTTGAAAGGGAACTGTGACGTGTCAAGGGAGTCTGGCGTTATATGTCCTTCAAGTCCCCTGATCACCCattcgaaaaagaaacgTTTGAAACTTAACGATGCCAGTTGCATCGATAAACCTCCAAGCGTTTCATCCCACAAATTAGTGGGACATGCTGACGagagtgaagaaaaaaaaaaagatgacGATTCCctcaatatttttgagaTTTCTGATCGATCGAGACCAAATACCTTGAGTTCAGAGTCAAGTCCAGATTCACGAGATAATTCCCTAGCTGTTTCAATAGTCA carries:
- a CDS encoding uncharacterized protein (similar to Saccharomyces cerevisiae YAP5 (YIR018W) and YAP7 (YOL028C); ancestral locus Anc_7.115) is translated as MKARSEPLFNKYAKLVPKNPIETELAMSKVHLSKNWKIPPRLKPGRRPDPRSDVKNTLGNETEPNGKESNGFEYASQEKRKIQNRDAQRAYRERRANRIDELEGTVETLQNMVKSWRKKCKATQEELLQSNKIIYNLRKENKQLKDNVEQLELKTASKALTKTPRRVKKTSISPAQSSDSNESNTCSNDSMLFLNPVLQNVIKNFKPMKAVTLKKRKISTLSQPSLFEDSATTPVSYNRSSSLSRSSEITVSPDGKCGFCSDSTTCVCKELEKEAQEVKLKDGCNGNIATCFRCSSKVETLEKLKGNCDVSRESGVICPSSPLITHSKKKRLKLNDASCIDKPPSVSSHKLVGHADESEEKKKDDDSLNIFEISDRSRPNTLSSESSPDSRDNSLAVSIVRAARDASGLIKNDEVTRTQIGKTCRGLEPGSCVQCRADPQSAIFCKTVCTRDKEQKLNGSQSNPVQRPSEVIPISDAYQRVRKYMKLKNMCEDQVGPSTLPVSLHKVASDLRISDREVERRSVDDAIKELDKNAME